In Pseudomonas sp. LRP2-20, the genomic window TCGGACGGTACGGTGATCTCCGGCTATACCACCATCATCAACAAGTACGCCAAGCACCCGAACGCGGCCAAGCTGGCGCGTGAATACATCTTCAGCGACGCCGGCCAGATCAACCTGGCCAAGGGGCATGCGCGGCCGATCCGTGCCGAACACCTGAAGCTGCCGGAGGATGTACAGGCCAAGCTGCTGCCGAACGAACAGTACAAGGCGGCGCAACCGATCAAGGATGCCGCAGCCTGGGAAGCCACCTCCAAGGCACTGCCGCAGAAGTGGCAGGAGCAAGTGATCATCGAGATGGAGTAATCGCGAGGGCTGCGCCCTCGTTCGCGGGTCAAGCACGCTCCCACAGGAACACCACAGGGCTCAAGGCCTGTGAATGACCTGTGGGAGCGGGCTTGCCCCGCGAAAGGCCGCACAGCGGCCGATCTTGAAAACCCGCGGAGCTTCGAATGAATCAAAACGTCATCCTGGTCCTGCTCGACGGCCTCAACTACCAGGTCGCCCACCACGCCATGGGCCACCTGCACGCCTATGTCGAGGCCGATCGCGCCGCGCTGTACCGTGTGGAATGCGAACTGCCGTCACTGTCACGGCCGCTGTACGAGTGCATCCTCACCGGTGTGGCACCGATCGACAGCGGCATCGTGCACAACAACGTCAACCGCCTGTCCAACCAGCGCAGCGTGTTCCACTACGCCCGCGAGGCCAACCTGGGCACTGCGGCGGCGGCCTATCACTGGATGAGCGAGCTGTACAACCGCTCGCCCTTCGACCCACAGCGCGACCGCCACACCCACGCGCCGAAACTGCCGATCCAGCATGGCCTGTTCTACTGGGACGACCGCTACCCCGACTCACACCTGCTGGCCGACGGTGAATACCTGCGCCGCCGCCATGCGCCGAATTTCCTCCTGGTGCACCCGATGAGCATCGACGATGTCGGCCACCGCCATGGCCTGGACAGCAGCCAGTACCGCAATGCCGCGCGCAGTGCCGACATCCTGCTGTCCGATTACCTGCCAGGCTGGCTGGAAGAGGGCTACCAGGTACTGGTCACCGCCGACCACGGCATGAACAACGACCGCTCGCACAACGGCCTGCTGGCCGAGGAGCGTGAAGTGCCGCTGTTCGTGTTCGGCGACGCCTTCAGCCTTGACCCGGCCGCCAAACCGCTGCAGACCGAACTGTGCGGGACCATCTGCGAGCTGCTTGGCGCAGCGCACGACAAGACCGTGTGCCGGGAGCTGCTCAAGTGAAGGCCGGTAACCGTGGCCGCTACCTGGCCCTACTCTGCCTGCTGCCGTTCGCCGTGTTCTTCGTGATCTTCCAGATCGCCCCGCTGGCCTGGGTGGCCATCAACAGCCTGCAGTCGGAAGCAGGCTGGGGCGTGGAAAACTTCAGCAAGGTGTTCGCCTCGAAGTTCTACCTGCAGGCGCTGCAGCGCAGCCTGGAGATCAGCTTCTGGTCGAGCCTGTTCGGCATCGTCATCGCCACCCTCGGCGCCTATTCACTGCGCCAGGTCGACTCGAAGCTGCGCGACTTCGTCAGCGCCTTCGCCAACATGACCAGCAACTTCGCCGGGGTGCCGCTGGCCTTCGCCTTCATCATCCTGCTCGGCTTCAACGGCGCACTCACACTGCTGCTGAAGCAGATCGGCCTGCTGGAGGACTTCAGCATCTACTCCAAGAGCGGCCTGATCCTGGTGTACACCTACTTCCAGATCCCGCTCGGCGTGCTGCTGCTCTACCCCGCCTTCGACGCCCTGCGCGAAGACTGGCGCGAGTCGGCCGCGTTGCTCGGCGCCAGCCACTGGCAGTTCTGGCGGCATATCGGCCTGCCGGTGCTGACGCCGGCATTGCTCGGCACCTTCGTCATCCTGCTGGCCAACGCCCTCGGCGCCTACGCCACCGTCTATGCCCTGACCACCGGCAACTTCAACGTGCTGCCGATCCGCATCGCCGGCCTGGTGGCCGGCGACATCAGCCTCGACCCGAACCTGGCCAGCGCCCTGGCGATGGTGCTGGTGGGGCTGATGACACTGGTCACCGTGGTTCATCAATGGCTGCTCAAAAGGAGCTACCATGCGCGCTGAAAAAACATCTGCCGGGCTCTACCACCGGCTGGTGGTGTACCTGCTGTTCCTGATCCTGCTGCTACCGCTGGCCGGCACCCTGCTCTACTCACTGGCCACCAGCTGGTCGGCGAGCCTGCTGCCCAGCGGCCTGACCTTCAAGTGGTACGTCGCCCTCTGGAGCGAACCACGCTTCCTGGCCGCGTTCGGCCAGTCGCTGCTGGTGTGCGTGGGCGCACTGCTGCTGTCGGTGGTGCTGATCCTGCCGCTGCTGTTCGTGGTGCACTACCACTTCCCGAAACTCGACGCACTGATGAACATCCTCATCCTGCTGCCGTTCGCGGTACCGCCGGTGGTGTCGTCGGTAGGCCTGCTGCAGCTGTATGGCAGCGGCCCGATGGCGATGGTCGGCACGCCGTGGATCC contains:
- a CDS encoding alkaline phosphatase family protein — its product is MNQNVILVLLDGLNYQVAHHAMGHLHAYVEADRAALYRVECELPSLSRPLYECILTGVAPIDSGIVHNNVNRLSNQRSVFHYAREANLGTAAAAYHWMSELYNRSPFDPQRDRHTHAPKLPIQHGLFYWDDRYPDSHLLADGEYLRRRHAPNFLLVHPMSIDDVGHRHGLDSSQYRNAARSADILLSDYLPGWLEEGYQVLVTADHGMNNDRSHNGLLAEEREVPLFVFGDAFSLDPAAKPLQTELCGTICELLGAAHDKTVCRELLK
- a CDS encoding ABC transporter permease, translating into MKAGNRGRYLALLCLLPFAVFFVIFQIAPLAWVAINSLQSEAGWGVENFSKVFASKFYLQALQRSLEISFWSSLFGIVIATLGAYSLRQVDSKLRDFVSAFANMTSNFAGVPLAFAFIILLGFNGALTLLLKQIGLLEDFSIYSKSGLILVYTYFQIPLGVLLLYPAFDALREDWRESAALLGASHWQFWRHIGLPVLTPALLGTFVILLANALGAYATVYALTTGNFNVLPIRIAGLVAGDISLDPNLASALAMVLVGLMTLVTVVHQWLLKRSYHAR
- a CDS encoding ABC transporter permease, which produces MRAEKTSAGLYHRLVVYLLFLILLLPLAGTLLYSLATSWSASLLPSGLTFKWYVALWSEPRFLAAFGQSLLVCVGALLLSVVLILPLLFVVHYHFPKLDALMNILILLPFAVPPVVSSVGLLQLYGSGPMAMVGTPWILIGCYFTIALPFMYRAITNNLQAINLRDLMDAAQLLGASTWQAALLVVLPNLRKGLMVALLLSFSFLFGEFVFANLLVGTRYETLQVYLNNMRNSSGHFNSALVISYFAFVLVLTWVANRLNKDNT